The following DNA comes from Pirellulales bacterium.
CAAAGCTCGACGAGTTGAAACTCGCCAACGACACGATCGTCGTGTTCTTTTGCGACAACGGTCCCAACAGTTGGCGCTGGAATGGCGGGATGAAAGGGCGCAAGGGATCGACCGACGAAGGAGGCGTACGCGCGCCGCTGTTGGTCCGCTGGCCCGGGCACGTTCCCCCCGGCACGCGCATCAAGAGCCCGGCCGCGGCCATCGACCTGCTGCCGACGCTGGCCGGCCTGGCGGGCGTTTCGGCGAAGGGCGAAAAGCCGCTCGATGGCGTCGATCTTTCGGCGGTGCTGCGCGACCCGGCGACCCCGGCGCCCGCGAGGCTGATCTTCGCGCATTGGACTGGCAGCGTGAGCGCGCGGGATGAGCATTATCTGCTCGATGGCAATGGCCAATTGTTCGACCTGGCAACCGATCCGGGTCAGTCGCGCAATATTCGCCGTGAGCGGCCGGAGGTGGCCGAACGAATGAGTGCGGCCGTGGCCGATTGGCGGCGCGACGTGCTCTCCGAGTTGACCAAGGAGCCGCGGCCCTTCACAGTGGGTTATCGTGAATTTCCGCTGACCGTGCTGCCGGCACGCGACGGTGCGCCGCACGGCGGCGTGAAGCGCAGCGCCCGGGCACCGAATTGCTCGTTCTTCACGGGCTGGACGAACACCGACGACTCGATCACCTGGGACATCGCCGTGGCCACCGCCGGACGCTACAAGGCCACGGCCTGGTACACCTGCCCGGCGGCCGACGTGGGATCGACGATCGAATTGCGTTTTGGCGCGAGCCACGTCACGGCAAAAATTGCCGAAGCGCACGACCCGCCGCTCGTCGGCGCCGAACACGATCGCGTGCCGCGCGAAGGCGAGTCGCTAGTCAAGGATTTCAGGCCGCTCGAATTGGGCCTCTTCGCGTTGCCGGCCGAGCAAGGGAAGCTGACGCTGCGGGCGACCGCCGTTCCTGGCAAGTCCG
Coding sequences within:
- a CDS encoding sulfatase-like hydrolase/transferase — protein: MNYVQQRIRIVACCSMLLLIGTITSYAASAKTPRPNIVVMLTDDQGWGDLSVHGNTNLQTPAADSLARDGAMFERFYVSPVCSPTRAEFLTGRYHPRGGVFSTSTGGERLDLDERTIAQVFQQAGYATGAFGKWHNGTQFPYHPRGRGFDEFYGFCSGHWGDYFDPPLEHNGQPVRGRGFISDDFTDHALSFIEANRGGPFFCYLALNTPHSPMQVPENFYEKFAGAEIALRHAGPEREDVAMTRAALAMCESNDGNLARVLAKLDELKLANDTIVVFFCDNGPNSWRWNGGMKGRKGSTDEGGVRAPLLVRWPGHVPPGTRIKSPAAAIDLLPTLAGLAGVSAKGEKPLDGVDLSAVLRDPATPAPARLIFAHWTGSVSARDEHYLLDGNGQLFDLATDPGQSRNIRRERPEVAERMSAAVADWRRDVLSELTKEPRPFTVGYREFPLTVLPARDGAPHGGVKRSARAPNCSFFTGWTNTDDSITWDIAVATAGRYKATAWYTCPAADVGSTIELRFGASHVTAKIAEAHDPPLVGAEHDRVPREGESLVKDFRPLELGLFALPAEQGKLTLRATAVPGKSVMDLRGVTLELLTD